A portion of the Microbulbifer agarilyticus genome contains these proteins:
- a CDS encoding FadR/GntR family transcriptional regulator: MSELIYYDLKRAPTMSPSLSVQVARELGRRIVSGAFEPGSLIDDEAALAERYQVSRVVVRDAVKILVGKGLLDVRRGIGTKVRPRNQWILLDDDVLAWHLSAPPNPEFLKQLMEIRLAFEPKASRWAAERATPEDLAEIEAACDRMAEERGSAEDFVIADSMFHRAIIKAARNSILTAMEGVIYSALLVSIRVTNKDPRENGASVPFHREVYEAIAAGDGDKAEALTENLLSDTSRRLRLESADA, from the coding sequence ATGAGTGAGCTAATCTATTACGATCTGAAACGTGCCCCGACCATGTCTCCCAGCCTGTCTGTGCAGGTGGCGAGAGAACTGGGGCGGCGCATTGTGTCCGGAGCTTTTGAGCCGGGAAGCCTGATTGACGATGAGGCCGCTCTGGCAGAGCGTTACCAGGTCAGCCGAGTGGTGGTACGCGATGCGGTAAAAATTCTAGTGGGTAAAGGCCTACTAGATGTGCGGCGCGGCATCGGTACCAAGGTGCGTCCGCGCAACCAGTGGATTTTACTGGATGACGACGTATTGGCCTGGCACCTCTCGGCGCCACCAAATCCCGAGTTTTTGAAGCAGCTGATGGAAATCCGCCTGGCTTTCGAGCCCAAGGCATCCCGCTGGGCAGCTGAACGGGCCACGCCGGAAGATCTCGCCGAAATTGAAGCGGCCTGCGATCGCATGGCAGAGGAACGAGGCTCCGCGGAGGACTTCGTGATTGCCGACTCCATGTTTCACCGCGCTATCATCAAGGCCGCGCGCAACTCAATTCTTACTGCCATGGAAGGGGTGATCTACTCCGCACTACTGGTAAGTATTCGCGTGACCAACAAAGACCCGCGAGAAAATGGTGCGTCGGTGCCTTTTCATAGAGAAGTGTATGAGGCCATCGCCGCCGGTGACGGGGACAAGGCTGAGGCGCTGACTGAAAATCTGTTGAGCGATACTAGTCGACGTTTGCGTCTGGAAAGCGCCGACGCGTGA
- a CDS encoding glycoside hydrolase family 42, translating into MKKTLLCTAIAALLPFGLGGCFEQKSEAVALEKPANESVSGVNPLETAALDKISTLEAQVKKAQVKDLDVTREETTLWFAREFLKFANWDEQNRDAVAYMFGAYAPYEDRKEQLAEELPDFERSKVIEILDASIEELGKVIDGSIKRRPVPKIDWENIEVSDNMLLSNGKPAFLYDYFSKSVGRPLTDTAVYNDHLGAIYHGGENLYPVDHDRAINSFLLKEDGTFDDALMKEVTDIDPSNVGFLIYWNMGIPEWVEKKEPEVRLGRSLFTGYDIDNPLVRDVWGKIASHTGELTRGKKVTQLGYILANEPHWFSEKGHWSQNFQEMNAISSYTLNAFRNWLDGKYQGDIKRLNANWDSDYSGFDSVQIEIPIDPAIRGTAQWYDWSRYNMDRAINWFTFLQGELRKGNPEADTSIKIMPDMFTENGRSHGIDVEALTDLTSMIGNDAKTRETRALNRNQAEHWEAHYSWFWEEMSMSYDFMESVSPGKIHVNSESHFLSASWWRDLNTSVDYVHSVYWLATLQGMDANMAWFWARDPDGSPEDRLEGEMNFFDPALAGSFAGSVNQQPHVANAYTQVMYDLNSFSEEIVALREQRRPIRLFYSETSAINKPKHMSEQWKAYEGLFFEGFPVGFATENIINKQDHSQWDVIVVHSTEYVSASELAALQSYLNSGGAVIVDNAESLSMDEYGKPHKKVLEQGKGKLIVLNKKNDVAAMREAALKLAAASLSAIKLVEENGTNHKGTTWRVVQQDDGSYLVSILNIGKHKAKLDLSLEGSDNIAVTDLFTENEMGTQFELEPKGVLLLKVSAG; encoded by the coding sequence ATGAAAAAGACATTGTTGTGCACTGCCATTGCTGCGCTGTTGCCGTTTGGCCTCGGGGGCTGCTTCGAACAAAAATCGGAAGCCGTCGCGCTGGAGAAGCCGGCTAATGAAAGTGTTTCCGGCGTAAACCCGCTGGAAACTGCGGCACTGGACAAGATCAGCACTCTCGAGGCGCAGGTAAAGAAAGCGCAGGTCAAAGATTTGGATGTTACCCGGGAAGAAACCACGCTCTGGTTTGCCCGGGAGTTTCTGAAGTTTGCCAACTGGGATGAGCAAAACCGCGATGCGGTGGCTTACATGTTCGGCGCCTACGCGCCCTACGAAGATAGAAAAGAGCAGCTAGCGGAAGAGCTGCCGGACTTCGAACGCAGCAAGGTCATCGAGATTCTCGATGCCAGTATTGAAGAGCTGGGCAAGGTCATTGATGGAAGCATCAAGCGGCGCCCGGTGCCCAAGATTGATTGGGAAAATATCGAAGTCAGCGACAATATGCTGCTGAGCAACGGCAAACCCGCATTCCTCTACGACTACTTCTCCAAATCCGTCGGCCGCCCGCTGACCGATACCGCGGTGTACAACGATCATCTCGGTGCCATTTACCATGGTGGTGAAAACCTCTACCCGGTGGATCACGACCGCGCGATCAACTCCTTCCTGCTGAAAGAAGACGGCACCTTTGATGACGCGTTGATGAAAGAAGTTACCGATATCGACCCGAGCAATGTCGGCTTCCTGATTTACTGGAACATGGGCATCCCCGAATGGGTGGAAAAGAAAGAGCCGGAAGTGCGCCTCGGCCGCTCCTTGTTTACCGGCTATGACATCGACAACCCACTGGTACGCGATGTCTGGGGCAAGATTGCCAGTCATACCGGCGAGCTGACCCGGGGTAAAAAAGTGACCCAGCTGGGTTATATCCTCGCGAATGAACCCCACTGGTTCAGTGAAAAAGGCCACTGGAGCCAGAATTTCCAGGAAATGAACGCAATTAGTTCCTATACCCTGAATGCCTTCCGCAACTGGCTCGATGGGAAATACCAGGGCGACATCAAGCGTCTAAATGCCAACTGGGATAGCGACTATTCTGGCTTCGACAGTGTGCAGATCGAGATCCCCATCGATCCGGCCATCCGCGGTACCGCCCAGTGGTATGACTGGTCTCGCTACAACATGGACCGCGCGATCAACTGGTTTACCTTCCTTCAGGGCGAGCTGCGCAAGGGCAACCCCGAAGCGGATACCAGTATCAAAATCATGCCCGACATGTTCACTGAAAATGGCCGCTCCCACGGTATTGATGTGGAAGCGCTCACCGATCTGACCTCAATGATCGGTAACGATGCCAAAACTCGCGAGACACGCGCCCTGAACCGCAACCAGGCTGAACACTGGGAAGCCCATTACAGCTGGTTCTGGGAAGAGATGAGTATGAGCTATGACTTTATGGAGTCGGTCTCACCGGGAAAAATTCATGTAAACAGCGAGAGTCATTTTCTTTCCGCGTCGTGGTGGCGTGATCTGAATACCAGTGTGGATTACGTGCATAGCGTTTACTGGCTGGCGACCCTGCAGGGGATGGACGCCAATATGGCCTGGTTTTGGGCGCGTGACCCGGACGGCTCTCCAGAGGATCGTCTCGAAGGTGAGATGAACTTCTTTGACCCGGCGCTGGCTGGCTCCTTTGCCGGTTCGGTCAATCAGCAGCCGCATGTTGCCAATGCTTATACCCAGGTGATGTACGACCTGAACAGTTTCTCTGAAGAAATCGTTGCGCTGCGTGAACAGCGTCGCCCCATTCGCCTGTTTTACTCGGAAACCTCGGCCATCAATAAGCCGAAGCATATGAGCGAGCAGTGGAAAGCCTACGAGGGCTTGTTCTTTGAGGGTTTCCCGGTGGGTTTCGCCACTGAAAATATCATCAACAAGCAAGATCACAGCCAGTGGGATGTGATTGTGGTGCACAGTACGGAGTATGTGAGCGCTTCGGAATTGGCCGCCTTGCAGTCTTACCTCAATTCGGGTGGTGCCGTGATCGTGGACAACGCGGAAAGCCTGAGCATGGATGAATACGGCAAGCCGCATAAAAAAGTACTGGAGCAGGGTAAAGGCAAACTCATTGTTTTGAATAAAAAGAATGACGTTGCCGCAATGCGTGAAGCCGCGCTTAAACTGGCTGCTGCGAGCCTGTCGGCCATCAAGCTGGTCGAAGAGAATGGCACCAATCACAAAGGTACCACCTGGCGTGTTGTGCAGCAGGATGACGGCTCCTATCTGGTCAGTATCCTGAATATTGGTAAACACAAGGCCAAACTCGACCTTAGCCTGGAGGGCTCCGACAACATCGCGGTAACCGACCTGTTTACCGAAAACGAGATGGGCACCCAATTCGAACTTGAGCCGAAGGGCGTGCTGTTGCTCAAGGTGAGCGCCGGCTAA